A window of Sulfurimonas gotlandica GD1 contains these coding sequences:
- a CDS encoding ABC transporter ATP-binding protein, with amino-acid sequence MNLLSAKNLSHTFEYELFSDISMDLDEKESIAIIGISGSGKSTLLHILSTLLTPDSGSVSLFAEDVSQMNKKRLAKIKRDSLGLVFQSHYLFKGFSALENLEVAAILSGQDIDNEILKRLNIYEAINQKVTELSGGQQQRVSIARVLTKQPRILFVDEPTGNLDKLTAHEVMEIFFEYIEKNSAGMVLVTHDEELAFKCKKVYRLENKKLVAVK; translated from the coding sequence ATGAATTTATTATCAGCAAAAAACCTATCACACACATTTGAATATGAGCTCTTTAGCGATATATCTATGGATTTAGATGAAAAAGAATCAATAGCAATTATTGGAATAAGCGGAAGTGGTAAATCTACATTGCTTCATATATTATCAACCCTTTTAACCCCTGATAGCGGTAGTGTTAGTCTTTTTGCTGAAGATGTATCACAGATGAATAAAAAGAGACTAGCAAAGATAAAAAGAGATTCTCTTGGTCTTGTGTTTCAGTCTCACTATCTTTTTAAAGGCTTTAGTGCATTAGAAAATTTAGAAGTAGCTGCAATTTTATCAGGCCAAGATATAGATAATGAAATATTAAAAAGACTTAACATATATGAGGCAATTAATCAAAAAGTTACAGAACTTTCCGGTGGTCAGCAGCAAAGAGTTTCAATAGCCAGGGTTTTGACAAAACAGCCTCGTATACTTTTTGTAGATGAGCCAACTGGGAACTTAGATAAGTTGACTGCACATGAAGTGATGGAGATATTCTTTGAATATATTGAAAAAAACAGTGCAGGTATGGTGCTAGTAACGCATGATGAAGAGTTGGCTTTTAAGTGTAAAAAAGTTTATAGATTGGAAAATAAAAAACTTGTAGCAGTTAAGTGA
- the fliR gene encoding flagellar biosynthetic protein FliR has protein sequence MVSWAEVFSDTYIVGFILLFFRFAALFMAAPIFSHKNIPMTIKTSMAFFFTIVFYSSMPPLQIDINVPTVVLAILSELLFGLAIGVVLLLAYNVITFAGGQISFMMGFSMASAIDPQTGVSMPIISQFLSLMGLMILLAIDLHHWLLLFIDGSLSAIPLGGFLLTEDLFNYMIKATSNMFIVGFMIAFPIIALSWLADVIFGMLMKTMPQFNLLVIGFPIKIMVAFMVLIATFSATMLILKSQMLEAFNYLEMFF, from the coding sequence ATGGTATCTTGGGCAGAAGTTTTTAGCGACACTTATATAGTCGGCTTTATACTTCTGTTTTTTCGTTTTGCAGCACTCTTTATGGCAGCTCCAATATTCTCTCACAAAAATATTCCGATGACAATAAAAACTTCAATGGCATTTTTCTTTACAATAGTCTTTTATTCCTCAATGCCACCGCTTCAGATAGATATAAATGTACCTACTGTTGTGCTGGCAATACTTAGTGAATTATTATTTGGTCTGGCAATAGGAGTAGTTTTACTACTTGCTTATAATGTTATAACATTCGCTGGTGGACAAATATCTTTTATGATGGGTTTTTCTATGGCTAGTGCAATTGACCCTCAAACTGGTGTATCAATGCCAATCATCTCACAATTTTTATCTCTCATGGGATTGATGATTCTCTTAGCTATTGATTTACATCACTGGTTATTGCTTTTTATAGACGGTTCATTAAGTGCTATACCATTAGGTGGATTTTTATTGACTGAAGATCTTTTTAACTATATGATTAAAGCCACATCAAATATGTTTATAGTTGGTTTTATGATAGCTTTTCCAATCATCGCACTATCATGGTTAGCAGATGTTATTTTTGGAATGCTTATGAAAACAATGCCTCAGTTTAACCTTCTTGTAATTGGTTTTCCTATTAAAATCATGGTTGCATTTATGGTTCTCATTGCAACTTTTAGTGCGACAATGTTGATTTTAAAATCGCAAATGCTCGAAGCTTTTAATTATTTAGAGATGTTTTTTTAG
- the gmk gene encoding guanylate kinase produces the protein MNKSGAVLVLSGPSGAGKSSLLNKIIDDIGECYFSISTTTRPIRTGEEEGVHYHFVSVEEFKQDIEDNNFLEYALVHGNYYGTSIKPVRKALSDGKLVLFDIDVQGNTAVNNRLGDITTSVFITPPTLSELKKRLAGRSTDSQEVMDGRLKMAKREIQRISEYDFLIINDDLQRAANLLRQIAITARMKTPNNEINDFVQKWEDIEQ, from the coding sequence GTGAATAAAAGCGGAGCAGTTTTAGTTCTCTCAGGCCCAAGTGGTGCCGGAAAAAGTTCTTTATTGAATAAAATAATAGATGATATTGGAGAGTGTTATTTTTCTATTTCTACAACAACTCGTCCTATCAGAACGGGTGAAGAAGAAGGTGTACATTATCATTTTGTAAGCGTAGAAGAGTTTAAACAAGATATTGAAGATAACAATTTCTTAGAGTATGCGCTTGTTCATGGAAATTACTACGGGACATCTATAAAACCAGTTCGTAAAGCATTGTCAGACGGTAAATTAGTTTTATTTGATATAGATGTTCAGGGAAATACAGCTGTAAATAACAGACTTGGCGATATTACTACTTCAGTTTTCATTACACCACCGACTCTCTCAGAGTTGAAGAAAAGACTTGCCGGTCGTTCAACTGATTCACAAGAAGTTATGGACGGACGTTTAAAGATGGCTAAGAGAGAGATACAGAGAATAAGTGAATACGATTTTTTAATCATAAATGATGATTTACAAAGAGCCGCAAATTTATTAAGACAGATAGCTATAACTGCAAGAATGAAAACTCCAAATAATGAAATTAATGATTTCGTACAAAAATGGGAAGATATAGAACAGTAG
- a CDS encoding Sec-independent protein translocase subunit TatA/TatB, which yields MGMPGGTELLIIFGIIVLLFGAKKIPDLAKGLGKGIKNFKSEMKETDEIETASTEAPKKVESGEEVASTEAPKTTTQA from the coding sequence ATGGGAATGCCTGGTGGAACAGAACTATTAATAATATTTGGAATTATCGTACTTTTATTTGGTGCTAAAAAGATACCTGACTTAGCAAAAGGTCTTGGTAAGGGAATCAAAAACTTTAAAAGTGAAATGAAAGAGACAGATGAGATTGAAACAGCATCTACTGAAGCTCCAAAAAAAGTAGAGAGTGGCGAAGAAGTTGCATCTACTGAAGCTCCAAAAACTACAACACAAGCATAA
- the argS gene encoding arginine--tRNA ligase yields MKQRVSALLREKFGREVVLEKPKDRTFGHFATPIAFSLAKELRKSPMVIAEDLASSFNESEIFSSVESVKGYLNFRLSEDFLNEYGDWALQNQSEFGKQEKKSKILLEFVSANPTGPLHIGHARGAVYGDTLYKLAKHLGYDITAEYYVNDSGNQIDLLGLSIQLYGRENILKESVEYPESYYRGEYLEGLAKGAVEKFGKEILSDESRQKELALWAKDGVMDIVVNTLADTNIHFDTFVNESSLYNDWERVMKKMGDGIYKKDDKVWIASEAKGDDNDRVVVREDGRPTYLAGDIVYHNQKFERGYDHYINIWGADHHGYIPRVNAAVEYLGYDSSKLETLLSQMVSLLKDGEPYKMSKRAGNVILMSDIVEEIGSDALRFIFASKKSDTALEFDLSEFKKQDSSNPIFYIQYAHARIQTILSKSNYSREEISASSLKGLDENADSLLFDALLLPEIIEDAFSSRQVQKLTDYLKALAASLHKFYYDCRIIGTDDEAKLLKLLLVVALSLKTGLSLLGIKAKDRMVKEEE; encoded by the coding sequence TTGAAACAACGTGTATCGGCGCTCTTGCGCGAAAAGTTTGGTCGTGAAGTTGTTTTAGAAAAACCTAAAGATCGTACTTTCGGTCATTTTGCTACACCAATTGCTTTTTCTTTAGCTAAAGAACTTAGGAAGTCTCCTATGGTCATAGCTGAAGATTTAGCCTCTTCATTTAATGAATCAGAAATTTTTTCTAGTGTCGAATCAGTAAAAGGTTACTTGAACTTTCGTCTTAGTGAAGACTTCTTAAATGAGTATGGAGATTGGGCACTGCAAAACCAGAGTGAGTTTGGTAAACAAGAGAAAAAAAGTAAAATACTTCTAGAATTTGTTAGTGCTAATCCTACTGGTCCTCTACATATTGGTCATGCACGTGGTGCTGTTTATGGAGATACACTTTACAAGCTTGCAAAGCATTTAGGTTATGATATTACAGCTGAGTATTATGTAAATGATTCAGGAAATCAGATTGATTTACTTGGTCTTTCTATCCAGCTTTATGGACGTGAAAATATACTTAAAGAGAGTGTTGAATATCCTGAGAGTTATTATCGCGGAGAATATCTAGAAGGTCTTGCAAAAGGTGCTGTTGAGAAGTTTGGTAAAGAGATTTTAAGTGATGAATCTCGTCAAAAAGAGCTTGCACTTTGGGCTAAAGACGGTGTTATGGATATTGTAGTAAATACTTTAGCAGACACAAACATTCACTTTGACACTTTTGTAAATGAGTCATCTCTTTATAATGACTGGGAGAGAGTTATGAAAAAGATGGGTGATGGCATCTACAAAAAAGACGACAAAGTCTGGATAGCATCTGAGGCAAAAGGCGATGACAACGATAGAGTTGTTGTACGTGAAGATGGCCGACCAACTTATCTAGCTGGAGATATAGTGTATCACAATCAAAAATTTGAGCGCGGATATGATCACTATATTAACATCTGGGGAGCAGACCACCATGGTTACATCCCAAGAGTTAACGCAGCAGTGGAATATCTGGGATATGACTCAAGCAAGCTTGAAACACTGCTTTCTCAAATGGTAAGTCTACTTAAAGATGGTGAACCATATAAGATGAGTAAGCGTGCAGGTAATGTTATTCTTATGAGTGATATTGTTGAAGAGATAGGCTCAGATGCACTAAGATTTATCTTTGCATCTAAGAAGAGTGATACGGCTTTAGAATTTGACTTATCAGAGTTTAAGAAGCAAGATAGCTCAAACCCTATTTTTTATATTCAGTATGCTCACGCTAGAATTCAGACTATTCTCTCAAAAAGTAACTACTCGAGAGAAGAAATATCTGCGTCTTCATTAAAAGGACTTGATGAAAATGCGGATAGTCTTCTTTTTGATGCTCTTTTGCTCCCTGAGATAATAGAAGATGCATTTAGTTCTCGTCAAGTTCAAAAACTTACTGATTATTTAAAAGCACTTGCGGCTTCACTTCACAAGTTCTATTATGATTGCAGAATCATTGGAACTGATGATGAAGCAAAACTTTTAAAACTTCTTTTAGTGGTTGCATTATCGTTAAAAACAGGTCTTTCACTTCTAGGCATCAAAGCTAAAGACAGGATGGTTAAAGAGGAAGAGTAG
- a CDS encoding L,D-transpeptidase family protein has product MQNFLYSSQQIILVVSDNFNSSKAKLSCYEDGKKVLNTIDVNIGTNGLAWGIGEFKLKQKNNDPIKKEGDKKAPAGIFKLVSTFGYYEKQTFNLNYIFLSKKLICVDDSDSKDYNKIIQMPKLRPKSFEQMRRKDDQYELGVVVAHNKDQKKQAGSCIFLHVQKSKDASTAGCTSMSLAQMREINLWLDGSKNPILIQVPKSSLKEIKELFPTLPL; this is encoded by the coding sequence TTGCAAAATTTCCTATATTCTTCACAGCAAATAATCTTAGTTGTTAGTGATAATTTTAATTCTTCAAAAGCAAAACTCAGCTGTTATGAAGATGGGAAAAAAGTATTAAATACGATTGATGTAAACATAGGTACAAATGGCTTAGCATGGGGAATAGGAGAGTTTAAACTAAAGCAAAAAAACAACGATCCAATCAAAAAAGAAGGTGATAAAAAAGCACCTGCAGGCATCTTTAAACTCGTATCTACTTTCGGTTATTACGAAAAACAAACTTTTAACTTAAATTACATTTTTCTATCAAAAAAACTTATTTGTGTTGATGATTCTGATTCCAAAGACTATAATAAAATAATCCAGATGCCAAAATTGCGGCCAAAAAGTTTTGAGCAAATGAGAAGAAAGGATGATCAATACGAATTGGGAGTAGTTGTTGCACACAATAAAGATCAGAAAAAGCAAGCAGGTTCATGTATATTTTTACATGTTCAAAAATCAAAAGATGCTTCTACAGCTGGATGTACTTCGATGAGTTTAGCCCAGATGAGGGAGATAAACTTATGGTTAGATGGGAGTAAAAATCCCATCCTGATTCAGGTTCCAAAAAGTTCTCTAAAAGAGATAAAAGAACTTTTCCCTACTCTTCCTCTTTAA
- a CDS encoding acyl-CoA acyltransferase, which produces MSMKIRKALGTDAHFLAQMILQSSRADKQICMFDLIFGSKNSEDTLRNIEKLTTTTAKNHCHYSNFLIAEIDGESVGSLCSYEPRIATREAFLDALKEIDCDDNVEEFLEVLNSCDFELNNRTLVFDFMEEIEGHMDVGILKSLMQKSLLTARLKGYRIAQTMVEIGSLETLLYYKKLGFKEVKQKECELYKEKFGRAGLVLLEYEF; this is translated from the coding sequence ATGAGTATGAAAATAAGAAAAGCTTTAGGTACCGACGCCCATTTTTTGGCACAGATGATTCTGCAAAGCTCTCGTGCGGACAAACAGATTTGTATGTTCGACTTGATTTTTGGATCAAAGAACAGTGAAGACACTTTAAGAAATATAGAAAAACTAACAACAACAACAGCGAAAAATCATTGTCATTATAGTAATTTTTTGATTGCTGAGATTGATGGTGAAAGTGTTGGATCATTATGTAGTTATGAGCCAAGAATAGCAACAAGAGAAGCATTTTTAGATGCACTTAAAGAGATAGATTGCGATGATAATGTAGAAGAGTTTTTAGAGGTTTTAAACTCTTGTGATTTTGAACTAAACAATAGAACTTTAGTATTTGATTTTATGGAAGAGATAGAAGGACATATGGATGTTGGAATATTAAAATCACTTATGCAAAAAAGTCTTCTAACTGCAAGGCTAAAAGGTTATCGTATAGCTCAAACAATGGTTGAGATAGGCTCACTAGAGACATTGCTTTACTATAAAAAACTAGGCTTTAAAGAAGTAAAACAAAAAGAGTGTGAACTCTACAAAGAAAAGTTTGGTAGAGCTGGTTTAGTACTTTTAGAATATGAGTTTTAA
- a CDS encoding Na+/H+ antiporter NhaC family protein gives MKTLGFAILVGSIMALIDKSGGIDGFVDFMQNRAKVISSAKSALLLSYMIGVVIFIESSITSLIAGAVGRPFCARYKIPQAKLAFVCDSTSAPISSIIVLNAWGALLLGLISTQITQGVIEANAIDLLIDSIFYNFYAMSALAVTFIAVWFNIDIGPMKHSKYIAVDAKIDLPNPQSMYYMLLPILLMVFFVFVYLYITGDGNILKGSGSSAIFYTVLTTLVFTLFYYVGKKNMTLKTWSKTTVKGAKNLLPIAAILLFAFAIGEVTSELGTGQYLASLASENLSIYLTAAVIFLLSSLISFSTGTSWGTFSIMIPIAVPMAVAMDADVALAIGAVISGGIFGDHCSPISDTTIISSMASECEVIEHVKTQLPYALISGLIALLLFLLVAFISN, from the coding sequence GTGAAAACTTTAGGTTTTGCTATTCTTGTTGGAAGTATTATGGCTTTGATAGATAAGAGTGGTGGTATTGATGGTTTTGTAGATTTTATGCAAAACAGGGCAAAAGTTATTAGTTCAGCTAAATCAGCTCTGCTTCTAAGCTATATGATTGGTGTTGTTATTTTTATAGAGTCATCTATAACATCATTAATAGCAGGAGCAGTTGGAAGACCTTTTTGTGCTAGGTACAAAATACCACAGGCCAAACTTGCTTTTGTCTGTGACTCTACATCAGCACCTATTAGCTCCATAATAGTTTTAAATGCTTGGGGTGCACTTCTTCTTGGCCTTATCTCAACGCAGATAACACAAGGTGTTATAGAAGCAAATGCTATTGACTTACTGATAGACTCGATTTTTTATAATTTCTATGCGATGAGTGCTTTGGCTGTAACATTTATTGCTGTATGGTTTAATATAGACATAGGACCAATGAAGCATAGTAAATATATTGCTGTTGACGCTAAAATAGACCTCCCTAATCCTCAAAGTATGTATTATATGCTATTACCAATTTTATTGATGGTTTTTTTTGTATTTGTTTATTTATATATTACCGGTGATGGAAATATCTTAAAAGGAAGCGGTTCAAGTGCTATTTTCTACACAGTATTGACTACTCTTGTATTTACACTCTTTTATTATGTGGGCAAGAAAAATATGACTCTAAAGACTTGGAGCAAGACTACTGTCAAGGGAGCCAAAAATCTACTTCCTATTGCAGCGATTTTACTTTTTGCTTTTGCCATAGGGGAGGTTACAAGTGAACTTGGCACTGGTCAATATCTGGCTTCACTAGCGAGTGAAAATCTTAGCATCTATCTTACAGCAGCTGTGATATTTTTGCTTAGTTCACTTATATCTTTTTCTACGGGAACTAGTTGGGGAACATTTAGTATTATGATTCCGATTGCTGTACCAATGGCAGTTGCAATGGATGCTGATGTCGCTCTTGCAATAGGTGCTGTGATATCAGGAGGAATTTTTGGAGACCATTGTTCACCTATCTCTGATACTACAATTATTTCATCAATGGCAAGTGAGTGTGAAGTCATTGAACATGTTAAAACTCAACTTCCGTATGCCTTGATTAGTGGACTTATTGCCCTTTTATTGTTTCTCTTAGTTGCATTCATCTCTAATTAA
- a CDS encoding tetratricopeptide repeat protein, translated as MRKIVILLVGLSVFLFGSELMESTDSKYEQAVKSYKEKDFKNSYEILSKIYISKLSDAKLNFYLGRSAFETGNYEVALAAFERVEMLDPANLGNKLEMARTYFMLKMYEDSELAFKEVLENPNIPQNLRTNIELYLSKVTKVQQKSFTYATVNLDWVYDSNVNYGSIDSQYNINTGTLPGTPEQSDRALQVYADIVNIYDLGDKNGFAFKNRFTLFLKDYQKLDAFDVAYIGYSPSLLYKETKYLVEFVLGLDVLNLADKEYLRTVGFTPRFEYSHTNTLRSISHIKYQKKYFSQSAQYDLNSDHYELAYSLQNILSPRSYIQGNITGIRERKHHGTRIDVDYDEYRANVVYANQFTAIYGTELFAEYRRRNYEDHSTLFGNTRVDNGATAAATVNARILKTLRLHLKGTYNRVESNQDRFSYQKYTITAGLNKTF; from the coding sequence GTGAGAAAGATTGTAATTTTATTGGTAGGGCTTAGTGTTTTTCTATTTGGAAGTGAGCTTATGGAGAGTACAGATTCTAAGTATGAACAGGCTGTAAAATCTTATAAAGAAAAAGACTTTAAAAATAGTTATGAGATCTTGTCAAAGATATATATATCAAAACTCTCAGATGCAAAACTTAACTTTTATCTTGGTCGTTCTGCATTTGAAACAGGGAACTATGAAGTAGCACTTGCTGCTTTTGAGAGAGTCGAGATGCTAGACCCTGCAAATCTTGGCAACAAGCTTGAAATGGCTAGAACATACTTTATGCTTAAGATGTATGAAGATTCTGAACTGGCATTTAAAGAGGTGCTGGAAAATCCAAATATACCTCAAAATCTTAGAACAAATATAGAGCTGTATCTATCTAAAGTTACAAAGGTTCAGCAAAAATCATTTACCTATGCGACTGTAAACCTTGACTGGGTGTATGACTCAAATGTAAACTATGGGTCAATAGATAGTCAATATAACATAAATACAGGAACTCTTCCAGGAACTCCAGAACAATCAGATAGAGCCTTACAAGTTTATGCTGATATAGTAAATATTTATGACTTGGGTGATAAGAATGGTTTTGCATTTAAAAATAGATTTACTCTATTTTTAAAAGATTATCAAAAACTAGATGCTTTTGATGTGGCGTATATAGGTTACTCTCCAAGTCTTCTTTATAAAGAGACTAAGTATCTTGTAGAATTTGTACTTGGCTTAGATGTATTAAACCTTGCTGATAAAGAGTATCTTCGTACGGTGGGTTTTACTCCTAGATTTGAATATAGCCACACAAATACACTTAGAAGTATAAGTCATATAAAGTATCAGAAAAAATACTTTTCTCAAAGTGCTCAGTATGATTTAAATTCAGATCATTATGAATTAGCATATTCACTGCAAAATATTCTTTCTCCACGCTCATATATTCAAGGCAATATAACTGGTATTAGAGAGAGAAAACATCACGGTACAAGAATCGATGTAGACTATGATGAGTATAGAGCAAATGTTGTCTATGCAAATCAATTTACAGCGATTTACGGTACAGAACTTTTTGCTGAGTATAGAAGAAGAAACTATGAAGATCATAGTACACTTTTTGGTAATACTAGAGTTGACAACGGTGCAACTGCAGCAGCAACTGTTAACGCACGAATTTTAAAAACCCTGCGTCTGCATCTAAAAGGTACATACAATAGAGTTGAATCAAATCAAGACAGATTCAGTTATCAAAAATATACAATAACTGCCGGCTTGAATAAAACATTCTAG
- a CDS encoding FecR domain-containing protein, which translates to MKLLTKIVLLVFLLSAAMFAKDVATVTALNGKAFVEREGTKVEITIGASLQEKDTILTDDKAKVQIIFTDETIVTVGKNSNFSISEYMFEDSQEPVAKFAMIKGAMRTITGKIGKIAPDKFQVQAKTALIGIRGTNFSVLVGEDDSVNVYCTYGAISVTVDGTEHVVQQGFYISVSPDGKVEIKEFSPQDLKDMKDKNFGKSASKKGNATDDATASNEGQIDTTTEEMDNIVIKDISDSVVDAEQTSSEGPTANSVIAGYSMTNAQYTGTFSTTSNNTPSFPNSGTANFDVNFGADTATLTLNPGFGQSETATYNETYTGLNTNTFSVDKGSPGGGLPEGTASGIFYGQSGNTAKGDFTYVPDGYTTSQKAIGTFNVTTTQTLQ; encoded by the coding sequence ATGAAACTTTTAACAAAAATTGTTCTATTGGTTTTCTTATTGAGTGCTGCTATGTTTGCAAAAGATGTTGCGACAGTTACTGCTCTAAATGGTAAAGCATTTGTAGAGAGAGAGGGCACAAAAGTAGAGATTACCATTGGCGCATCTCTGCAAGAAAAAGACACAATATTAACAGATGACAAAGCTAAGGTACAGATAATCTTTACAGATGAGACTATTGTAACAGTAGGTAAAAACTCTAATTTTTCAATTAGCGAATATATGTTTGAAGACTCTCAAGAACCTGTTGCAAAGTTTGCAATGATAAAAGGTGCGATGAGGACTATAACTGGTAAGATAGGAAAAATTGCACCAGATAAGTTTCAAGTTCAAGCAAAAACTGCACTAATTGGTATACGTGGAACTAACTTTAGTGTCCTTGTTGGCGAAGATGACTCTGTAAATGTATATTGTACATATGGAGCTATCAGTGTAACAGTTGATGGCACAGAACACGTAGTTCAACAAGGTTTTTATATCAGCGTATCTCCTGATGGAAAAGTTGAGATAAAAGAGTTCAGTCCACAAGACTTAAAAGATATGAAAGATAAAAACTTTGGAAAGAGTGCATCTAAAAAAGGTAATGCAACTGATGATGCAACAGCAAGTAATGAGGGTCAGATTGACACTACTACTGAAGAGATGGATAATATTGTTATAAAAGATATATCTGATAGTGTTGTAGATGCTGAACAAACATCTAGTGAAGGTCCTACAGCAAATTCCGTTATTGCAGGTTACTCTATGACTAATGCTCAATATACAGGTACTTTTTCTACTACAAGTAATAACACACCATCTTTTCCTAATAGTGGTACTGCAAATTTTGATGTAAATTTTGGAGCTGATACGGCTACATTGACTTTAAATCCTGGTTTTGGTCAAAGTGAAACAGCTACATATAATGAAACTTACACCGGACTTAATACGAATACATTTAGTGTAGATAAAGGTAGCCCTGGTGGAGGCTTACCAGAAGGTACAGCAAGTGGTATATTTTATGGTCAGTCAGGTAATACAGCAAAAGGTGATTTTACTTATGTTCCAGATGGGTATACTACCTCACAAAAAGCTATAGGAACATTTAACGTTACAACAACGCAGACATTACAGTAA
- a CDS encoding FecR family protein, whose product MKFLQKMILLILFLAFNLFAKDVATITGLNGKAFVERDSSKIELSLGDKLQEKDTIVTNDKAKVQIIFKDETIVTIGKNSNFSINEYLFEDSQEPVAKFGMLKGAMRAITGRIGKVAPDKFMVKTKTATMGIRGTNFSLLVGEDGSYQAYCTFGAISVSVGGTEHVVQQGFFLSISPDGNVEVKEFTPEDLKEMKKKNFAKSTSKKGNASEDGDTSANNDGQLDNTTEAFDNVVVKDISESVVDAEQTTDLASLIASYSMDNAVYSGTYATTVDSGGDWGSAEGGTATLNVDFGNDVSSLVLNDGNNDFTVSGTTTIEGTSLKLIGNNGSDIVNGTFEGATGNKVTGNFSADVGGSGDEKGTYTVTTEQVLH is encoded by the coding sequence ATGAAATTTTTACAAAAAATGATTTTACTGATTTTATTTTTAGCTTTTAATCTCTTTGCAAAAGATGTTGCAACGATTACCGGTTTAAACGGAAAAGCATTTGTGGAGAGAGACAGTAGTAAGATAGAACTTAGTTTAGGTGACAAGCTTCAAGAAAAAGATACTATCGTTACAAATGACAAAGCTAAAGTTCAGATTATTTTTAAAGATGAGACTATAGTCACTATTGGAAAAAACTCTAACTTTTCTATTAATGAGTATCTTTTTGAAGATAGCCAAGAACCGGTTGCAAAGTTTGGTATGTTAAAAGGTGCGATGAGAGCTATAACTGGTCGTATTGGAAAAGTAGCACCTGATAAGTTTATGGTAAAGACTAAAACAGCAACGATGGGGATACGCGGGACGAACTTTAGCCTCCTTGTCGGTGAAGATGGTTCATATCAGGCATACTGTACATTTGGAGCTATTAGTGTGAGTGTAGGTGGGACAGAACATGTAGTTCAACAAGGTTTTTTCCTCTCTATATCTCCTGATGGAAATGTAGAAGTAAAAGAGTTTACGCCAGAAGATTTAAAAGAGATGAAGAAGAAAAACTTTGCAAAATCTACATCTAAGAAAGGTAATGCTTCTGAAGATGGAGATACATCTGCGAACAATGATGGACAGCTTGATAATACTACAGAAGCGTTTGATAATGTAGTCGTTAAAGACATTTCTGAAAGCGTTGTAGATGCTGAACAAACAACTGATCTTGCTTCTTTAATAGCTTCATATAGTATGGATAATGCTGTATATAGTGGAACTTATGCAACTACCGTTGATAGTGGCGGAGATTGGGGAAGTGCTGAGGGAGGTACTGCAACATTAAATGTTGATTTTGGAAATGATGTATCTTCTTTGGTTCTCAACGATGGAAACAATGACTTTACTGTAAGTGGAACTACTACTATTGAAGGAACTAGTTTAAAATTAATTGGTAATAACGGAAGCGATATTGTTAATGGTACATTTGAAGGTGCAACAGGAAACAAAGTAACAGGAAATTTTTCTGCAGATGTTGGTGGTAGTGGTGATGAAAAAGGTACATACACAGTTACAACTGAGCAGGTACTACATTAA